One Gemmatimonadota bacterium genomic region harbors:
- a CDS encoding MarR family transcriptional regulator gives MDRIEDCISFLVGKTAQVVARRTRAKLSPFGVTPTQYAVLWVLWQRDGQSAAEVGARLVIDSATTTGVVDRLEAAELLERGVDPEDRRIHRLYLTPRGRALRQPLEAAMEELNAEVAQALGGAAPSLWSSLRRLGEVAD, from the coding sequence ATGGACCGCATTGAGGACTGCATCAGCTTCCTGGTGGGCAAGACCGCGCAGGTCGTCGCGAGGCGCACCCGGGCGAAGCTCTCCCCCTTTGGAGTGACCCCGACCCAGTACGCGGTGCTGTGGGTGCTGTGGCAACGCGACGGTCAAAGCGCCGCCGAAGTGGGCGCGCGACTCGTGATCGACAGCGCCACGACCACGGGCGTCGTCGACCGACTGGAGGCGGCGGAGCTGCTGGAACGCGGCGTGGACCCCGAGGATCGTCGGATCCACCGCCTCTACCTGACTCCTCGAGGCCGGGCGCTGCGGCAGCCCCTGGAGGCGGCGATGGAGGAGCTCAACGCCGAAGTGGCCCAGGCGCTCGGGGGGGCCGCCCCCTCGCTCTGGAGCTCGTTGCGGCGACTCGGCGAGGTCGCAGACTAG
- a CDS encoding LysR family transcriptional regulator: protein MSTIHPKSLRVAVALAEVGSATEAARLLHISQPGVSYHLRKLESSLETTLFERGAAGLVPTAEGEVLVAGARAVLSELERLADDVRGAASGRGQTVRLSSSCFTNYHWLPDVLKAFREDWGEVRVELDVDPSRRPFEALDRGALDIALTTVPPGGPSFSVKALFDDEIVAVVHPDHAFASRSHLEPEDFSDQSVVVFDRKRSDLFNLALAPAGVRPREVTDMPVTDALLELVRAGVSISAMASWVARPDLERGTLSAVSIGREGIHRTWWAVTSAKCPTSSTVTRFLEILQERCRAQMADLGELAS from the coding sequence ATGTCGACAATCCATCCCAAGTCTTTGCGCGTCGCGGTCGCGCTGGCCGAGGTCGGCTCGGCCACGGAGGCCGCCCGCCTGCTCCACATTTCCCAACCCGGGGTCAGCTATCACCTGCGTAAGCTCGAGTCCTCGCTCGAAACCACGCTCTTCGAACGGGGCGCGGCGGGCCTCGTCCCGACCGCGGAAGGCGAGGTGCTCGTGGCGGGGGCCCGAGCGGTCCTGTCCGAGCTGGAGCGACTGGCCGATGACGTGCGCGGCGCCGCTTCCGGCCGGGGACAGACCGTACGCCTGAGTAGCTCCTGCTTCACGAACTACCACTGGCTGCCGGACGTGCTGAAGGCGTTCCGGGAAGATTGGGGAGAGGTGCGCGTGGAGCTGGATGTGGATCCGAGCCGGCGCCCGTTCGAAGCCCTCGACCGGGGGGCGTTGGACATCGCGCTGACCACCGTGCCGCCAGGTGGCCCGTCGTTCTCGGTGAAGGCGCTCTTCGACGACGAGATAGTCGCGGTGGTGCACCCCGACCACGCGTTCGCGAGCCGGTCCCATCTGGAACCCGAGGACTTCTCCGACCAGTCGGTCGTCGTCTTCGACCGGAAACGCAGCGACCTGTTCAACCTGGCCCTCGCGCCGGCCGGCGTGCGCCCCAGGGAGGTGACCGACATGCCCGTCACCGACGCGCTCCTGGAACTCGTACGAGCCGGAGTATCCATCAGCGCGATGGCGTCCTGGGTGGCGCGGCCCGACCTGGAGCGCGGCACGTTGAGCGCCGTGAGCATCGGGCGGGAAGGAATCCATCGTACGTGGTGGGCCGTTACCTCCGCCAAGTGCCCGACCTCCAGCACCGTTACCCGGTTCCTGGAGATCCTGCAGGAAAGGTGTCGAGCCCAGATGGCCGATCTCGGCGAGCTTGCGTCGTAA
- a CDS encoding SDR family NAD(P)-dependent oxidoreductase, translating into MDGKVALITGASSGIGRATALEFAARGTAVGLMARREDELVALAAEIEAGGGRAVALRADVSVESDVEGAVASVVEAFGRFDFGVNNAGIEGEFPPITELTEEQWDSVLDINLKGTFLCIKHEARAMLEAGSGGAIVNVGSVNSFFGFAGGGPYASSKHGQVGLTTSASAELAPQGIRVNIVCPGFVDTAMHHRVRDLFGDEPIDGMIQAGVHQNRAGRAEEIAKAIAFLCSDDATYITGTTLTPDGGLTGTL; encoded by the coding sequence ATGGACGGCAAGGTCGCGCTGATCACGGGCGCGAGCAGCGGGATCGGGCGCGCGACCGCCCTGGAGTTCGCGGCCCGGGGCACCGCCGTGGGCCTGATGGCCCGTCGGGAGGACGAGCTCGTCGCGCTCGCCGCGGAGATCGAGGCGGGGGGCGGGCGAGCGGTCGCCCTGAGAGCGGACGTGTCGGTCGAGAGCGACGTCGAGGGCGCGGTGGCCAGCGTGGTGGAGGCCTTCGGGCGCTTCGACTTCGGCGTCAACAACGCCGGCATCGAGGGCGAGTTCCCGCCCATCACGGAGCTCACCGAGGAGCAGTGGGACAGCGTCCTCGACATCAACCTCAAGGGGACCTTCCTGTGCATCAAGCACGAGGCCCGGGCCATGCTCGAGGCCGGCAGCGGCGGGGCGATCGTCAACGTGGGCTCGGTCAACTCCTTCTTCGGGTTCGCGGGCGGTGGGCCCTACGCTTCGTCCAAGCACGGCCAGGTGGGCCTCACCACCAGCGCCTCCGCCGAGTTGGCGCCGCAGGGCATCCGCGTGAACATCGTCTGCCCGGGCTTCGTCGACACGGCCATGCACCACAGGGTGCGAGACCTTTTCGGCGACGAGCCGATAGACGGGATGATTCAGGCCGGGGTCCACCAGAATCGCGCCGGCCGGGCCGAGGAGATCGCGAAGGCGATAGCCTTCCTGTGCTCGGACGATGCGACCTACATCACCGGCACGACGCTCACGCCCGACGGCGGGCTGACGGGGACGCTCTGA
- a CDS encoding DUF2000 family protein, producing MFDTKIAIVLREDLAGWQKLNVTAFLTSGLIGSNPGLIGEGYEDANGNAYNALIVQPVIVLAATAERIARIYRRALERGVGLSLFIDDMFTTLRDADNRAAVKNHGPDSMSVAGLALRASRKVVDKVTKGARMHP from the coding sequence ATGTTCGACACCAAGATCGCCATCGTGCTGCGCGAGGATCTGGCCGGCTGGCAGAAGCTCAACGTGACCGCCTTCTTGACCAGCGGACTCATTGGCTCGAACCCGGGCCTGATAGGTGAGGGCTACGAGGACGCGAATGGCAACGCGTACAACGCCCTCATCGTGCAGCCGGTCATCGTGCTGGCCGCCACGGCGGAACGAATCGCCCGGATCTATCGACGCGCGCTAGAGCGCGGCGTCGGTTTATCGCTGTTCATCGACGACATGTTCACCACACTGCGCGACGCCGACAATCGCGCGGCGGTGAAGAACCATGGGCCCGATTCGATGAGCGTTGCCGGTCTCGCCCTGCGGGCGTCACGGAAGGTCGTCGACAAGGTCACGAAGGGCGCGCGCATGCACCCGTGA